In the Pseudanabaena sp. BC1403 genome, TTCGCTGTAATAACCCAAAATTATTCCTTTTTTCTCTTTGTCTGAGCTTATCCTAATTTGCACAAGTTATTTATTTTTCATTCCTTAGGACTAATAGTAGTCAATAAAAATAATCTTTGAGAGAAGAGCGTAGTAAACAAATCATGGAACTCATCGACCCTACACAAGCAGGATATTAAACCAAAATTAGGATGATTTAAATAGTGTTCGGTCATTTTGTAAATTGGATAATTTAGTGAATTCAATCTGTCAGTTTCTTACTCATAGGACTTACGCAAATCAACCAAGAACTAAAGTTCTTGGCTCAAAGCTCAAGTCAGTTAAAACTGACTAAAGAAAGCCTCAAACCAACCTGTTTCAACAGGTTTAAGCTTTTAGCCCGCAATTTATTGCAGGGCAGATGCGTAAGTCCTAACTCAATAAGAAAGGTTGATACGCAAAGCGTATCAACCTTTTTTAATTTTTGATCGCAGGAGGCATGATTACCTTAGTTGCTAATCCTAAGCTTCGGAGCACTTGGATTGCCCACCAAGTAACATCAACTTCCCACCAACGCCAACCTGCCTTTGCCACATGGGGATAAGCATGGTGATTGTTATGCCATCCTTCGCCATAGGTAACGATCGCAGCCCACCAGAGATTTCGTGAATTATCATTGGTCTCAAAGGTTCTATATCCCC is a window encoding:
- a CDS encoding PII-interacting protein PipX family protein, whose translation is MTEHYLNHPNFGLISCLCRVDEFHDLFTTLFSQRLFLLTTISPKE